The Arachis hypogaea cultivar Tifrunner chromosome 16, arahy.Tifrunner.gnm2.J5K5, whole genome shotgun sequence genome contains a region encoding:
- the LOC112755051 gene encoding uncharacterized protein yields MNPITLLVILLPLFAQFLGVEPSRPKLPGKSRSSVKSLTSQISVMGFVYCDMCSNNTFSRHSYFLSGAEVKIDCMFKAVSSKTEEQVSVSANRTTNKYGLYRLEIPSVEGVKCAQDSEVFVSNCKATLIGSSTSSCNVPGYRTTSDQISIKAKRSNLCIYSLNALNFRPSKRDINLCGH; encoded by the exons ATGAATCCCATAACACTCTTGGTTATTCTTCTACCTTTGTTTGCACAGTTCTTGGGAGTTGAGCCTTCAAGGCCCAAGCTTCCAGGAAAATCAAGGTCATCAGTGAAGTCACTAACCTCCCAAATCAGTGTTATGGGTTTTGTTTATTGTGATATGTGTTCTAACAACACCTTTTCCAGACACAGCTACTTCTTATCAG GTGCTGAGGTGAAAATAGATTGCATGTTCAAAGCAGTGTCATCAAAGACAGAGGAACAGGTTTCAGTCTCAGCAAACAGAACAACAAACAAGTATGGTCTTTATAGGTTGGAAATCCCTTCTGTTGAAGGTGTGAAATGTGCACAAGACTCTGAAGTTTTTGTGTCTAATTGCAAGGCAACTTTGATTGGAAGCTCAACCTCTTCATGCAATGTTCCTGGTTACAGAACCACTTCTGATCAGATTTCAATCAAAGCTAAGAGATCCAATCTCTGCATATATAGCCTCAATGCTTTGAATTTCAGACCTTCCAAGAGGGACATCAATTTGTGtggtcattaa